A single genomic interval of Octopus bimaculoides isolate UCB-OBI-ISO-001 chromosome 10, ASM119413v2, whole genome shotgun sequence harbors:
- the LOC106868195 gene encoding histone H2A, producing MSGRGKGGKVKGKSKTRSSRAGLQFPVGRIHRLLRKGNYAERVGAGAPVYLAAVMEYLAAEVLELAGNAARDNKKSRIIPRHLQLAIRNDEELNKLLSGVTIAQGGVLPNIQAVLLPKKTQKASS from the coding sequence ATGTCTGGTCGTGGTAAAGGAGGTAAAGTGAAGGGAAAGAGTAAAACCCGTTCATCCCGTGCTGGGCTTCAGTTCCCTGTCGGTCGTATCCACCGTCTTCTCCGCAAAGGAAATTATGCCGAACGTGTTGGTGCCGGAGCTCCAGTCTACTTGGCTGCTGTTATGGAATATTTGGCTGCCGAAGTGTTGGAATTGGCAGGAAATGCTGCCAGAGACAACAAGAAATCGAGAATTATTCCCCGTCATTTACAGTTGGCCATCCGTAACGACGAAGAATTAAACAAACTTTTGTCTGGAGTGACCATCGCCCAGGGTGGTGTTCTTCCCAATATTCAGGCTGTTCTTCTCCCCAAGAAGACCCAGAAGGCTTCCAGTTAA
- the LOC106868196 gene encoding histone H2B, gonadal encodes MPPAPAAPSKGAKKASKAKSSRASGDKKRKRRRKESYSIYIYKVMKQVHPDTGISSKAMSIMNSFVNDLFERIASEASRLAHYNKRSTISSREVQTAVRLLLPGELAKHAVSEGTKAVTKYTSSK; translated from the coding sequence ATGCCACCAGCTCCTGCTGCACCTTCTAAGGGGGCCAAGAAGGCTTCCAAGGCCAAATCTTCTCGAGCTTCGGGTGATAAGAAACGTaagagaaggaggaaggaaaGTTATTCCATCTACATCTACAAAGTAATGAAACAAGTCCACCCCGACACTGGTATTTCCAGCAAAGCTATGTCTATCATGAACAGTTTTGTCAACGATTTGTTCGAAAGAATAGCTTCTGAAGCCAGCCGTTTGGCTCACTACAACAAACGTTCAACCATCAGTAGCCGTGAGGTCCAGACTGCTGTCCGTCTGCTTCTCCCTGGCGAGTTGGCCAAACACGCCGTCTCTGAAGGTACCAAGGCTGTCACCAAATACACCAGCAGCAAGTAG
- the LOC128248921 gene encoding histone H4-like codes for MVTPDKSLFNSSSLRMANCLGKGGAKRHRKVLRDNIQGITKPAIRRLARRGGVKRISGLIYEETRGVLKVFLENVIRDAVTYTEHAKRKTVTAMDVVYALKRQGRTLYGFGG; via the exons ATGGTCACTCCAGACAAAAGTTTGTTCAATTCTTCGTCGTTACGGATGGCCAACT GTTTAGGAAAAGGAGGCGCCAAGCGTCACAGGAAGGTGTTGAGAGATAACATCCAGGGTATTACCAAACCCGCTATCCGTCGTCTGGCTCGTCGAGGTGGTGTGAAACGTATCTCTGGTTTGATCTACGAAGAGACCCGTGGTGTGTTGAAGGTGTTCTTGGAGAACGTCATTCGTGATGCTGTCACCTACACCGAGCATGCCAAGAGGAAGACTGTCACCGCTATGGATGTGGTCTATGCTCTCAAGAGACAAGGTAGAACTCTGTACGGATTCGGAGGTTAA